The following coding sequences are from one Candidatus Nitronereus thalassa window:
- the rplR gene encoding 50S ribosomal protein L18, which translates to MNEATKRRRFSRRKARVRKKILGSDARPRLNVFRSNAHIYAQIIDDIQGRTLAAASSLEKAIQDSVSSGASTAAAKAVGQRIAERAKAANVTAVVFDRGGRLFHGRVKALADASREAGLNF; encoded by the coding sequence ATGAATGAAGCTACCAAACGTCGAAGATTCTCCCGCCGTAAGGCGCGGGTCCGGAAAAAAATTCTTGGATCGGATGCCCGCCCAAGACTAAACGTGTTTCGAAGTAACGCGCATATTTATGCCCAAATTATTGATGATATTCAGGGGCGAACGTTAGCGGCGGCCTCGTCTCTTGAAAAGGCCATCCAGGACAGTGTTTCGTCGGGGGCCTCCACAGCTGCGGCTAAGGCAGTAGGGCAGCGAATCGCTGAAAGAGCTAAAGCCGCCAATGTCACAGCCGTCGTGTTTGATCGTGGCGGGCGTTTATTTCATGGTCGAGTTAAAGCCTTAGCTGACGCTTCTCGTGAAGCCGGGCTTAACTTTTAG
- a CDS encoding adenylate kinase: protein MRLVFLGAPGVGKGTQAEMVSAKYGIPKISTGDLLRAAVAQKTPLGLEAKQFMDRGDLVPDKVVIGLVEEKTNAAECAKGFILDGFPRTVPQADTLTGMLAKKGVSLDRVVYFVIPREEVISRLSGRRSCSNCPAVYHVEFVPPKQEGVCDDCGGTLIQRSDDQKETVESRLNVYEEQTSPLIQYYREKNLLVELNGSGAVEDVQGRLVALLSAS, encoded by the coding sequence ATGCGATTGGTTTTTCTTGGGGCTCCTGGAGTTGGAAAAGGTACACAAGCGGAAATGGTGTCTGCCAAGTACGGCATTCCCAAAATTTCGACTGGAGACTTGTTGCGAGCAGCGGTGGCGCAGAAGACGCCGTTAGGATTGGAAGCCAAGCAGTTTATGGATCGAGGAGACCTTGTTCCTGACAAGGTGGTGATCGGATTAGTTGAAGAAAAGACGAATGCGGCAGAATGTGCCAAAGGTTTTATTCTCGATGGGTTTCCACGAACCGTTCCCCAAGCTGATACCCTAACTGGAATGCTAGCGAAAAAAGGGGTCTCGCTGGATCGGGTGGTGTATTTTGTGATTCCCCGGGAAGAAGTGATCAGTCGACTGAGTGGTCGTCGAAGTTGTTCAAACTGTCCTGCTGTGTATCATGTGGAGTTTGTTCCTCCAAAACAGGAAGGCGTCTGTGACGATTGTGGTGGGACGCTTATCCAGCGAAGTGATGACCAAAAGGAAACCGTGGAGTCACGGTTAAATGTCTATGAAGAACAAACCTCACCCCTAATTCAGTATTACCGGGAAAAAAATTTGTTGGTCGAATTGAATGGTTCTGGAGCTGTGGAGGATGTGCAAGGTCGCCTTGTGGCGTTACTGTCAGCCTCTTAA
- the secY gene encoding preprotein translocase subunit SecY, translating to MLERLITSFQNILKIPELRSRVIFTLAMLAVYRIGAHVPTPGINNDELAKFLLDRGGALLGFLDIFSGGALSRLTIFALGIMPYISASIIIQLLTVVIPHLSKLAKEGERGRKTIIQYTRYGTIGIALVQGFGIALGLEGMNQGQFVLEPGWAFRFMTVITLTAGTAFLMWLGEQITERGVGNGISLIIFAGIVARLPSAVVQTFDLYRVGELSLLFLIILGLVMVGVVTAIVFLESGRRKVPVQYAKRVVGRRVFGGQNTHIPLKINTAGVIPPIFASSIIAFPATITGFIQVPWVQELGAHLAPGSVVYTLLYVSMILFFCFFYTAVVLNPVDMSDNMKKYGGFIPGIRPGQRTADYIYKVLTRITFAGAIYLAIVCVIPELLIYRLNVPFYFGGTSLLITVGVGLDTAQQIESHMLMRNYEGFLSKGKLKGRSG from the coding sequence GTGCTTGAACGGCTCATTACGAGCTTCCAAAACATTCTTAAAATTCCAGAGTTACGCAGCCGTGTGATTTTTACGCTGGCAATGTTGGCTGTGTATAGGATTGGAGCACATGTTCCTACACCTGGAATTAATAACGATGAACTTGCGAAGTTTCTTCTTGATCGTGGTGGAGCCCTTTTAGGGTTCCTTGATATTTTTTCAGGCGGTGCTTTATCCCGTCTGACGATCTTTGCACTGGGCATCATGCCCTATATTAGTGCCTCGATCATCATTCAATTACTGACCGTCGTTATACCTCATTTATCCAAACTTGCGAAGGAGGGTGAGCGCGGAAGAAAAACCATTATCCAATACACTCGCTATGGCACGATTGGCATTGCGCTGGTCCAAGGATTTGGTATAGCGCTTGGTTTGGAAGGAATGAATCAAGGCCAGTTTGTTCTTGAGCCGGGTTGGGCCTTTCGGTTTATGACTGTGATTACCCTCACTGCTGGAACCGCATTTCTCATGTGGCTTGGTGAGCAAATCACGGAACGTGGGGTTGGAAATGGAATTTCGTTGATAATTTTTGCTGGAATTGTCGCCAGACTTCCAAGTGCTGTGGTGCAGACGTTTGATCTGTACCGGGTTGGTGAGCTAAGCCTTCTGTTCCTCATCATCTTAGGTTTGGTCATGGTCGGGGTGGTCACGGCCATCGTCTTTTTGGAAAGTGGTCGGCGAAAAGTTCCTGTTCAATATGCAAAACGTGTGGTTGGACGCCGAGTCTTTGGAGGGCAAAATACTCATATACCGTTAAAGATTAACACGGCGGGAGTGATCCCACCTATTTTTGCGTCGTCAATTATCGCGTTCCCAGCAACGATTACAGGCTTTATTCAGGTACCTTGGGTTCAAGAACTTGGTGCACATTTGGCTCCAGGTTCAGTTGTGTATACGTTGCTCTATGTGAGTATGATTCTCTTCTTTTGCTTTTTTTATACCGCCGTGGTTCTGAATCCGGTGGACATGTCAGACAATATGAAAAAGTACGGAGGGTTTATTCCGGGAATACGGCCGGGGCAACGCACGGCGGATTATATTTATAAAGTGCTCACCAGGATCACTTTTGCGGGGGCCATCTATTTGGCTATCGTTTGCGTTATCCCCGAGTTGTTGATTTATCGGCTCAATGTTCCGTTTTATTTTGGCGGAACCTCCTTGTTGATTACGGTTGGGGTTGGACTCGATACGGCTCAACAGATTGAATCGCATATGTTGATGCGCAACTATGAAGGATTCTTATCCAAGGGGAAACTTAAGGGACGGAGTGGGTAG
- the rplP gene encoding 50S ribosomal protein L16 → MLSPKKVKFRKVHKGRMYGKAYRGGEVSFGLYGLKVLEPGRITARQIEAARIAMTRHVKRGGRIWTRIFPDKPVTKKPAEVRMGKGKGNPEFWVAVVKPGRILYEMDDVTRSVAEEAFRLAGHKLPLATKLVVRGELAI, encoded by the coding sequence ATGCTATCTCCTAAAAAAGTTAAGTTTCGCAAAGTACATAAGGGCCGTATGTATGGGAAGGCCTACCGTGGTGGTGAAGTATCTTTTGGGTTGTATGGCTTGAAGGTTCTTGAGCCAGGTCGAATAACCGCTCGACAGATTGAAGCCGCGAGAATTGCCATGACGCGTCATGTGAAGCGTGGTGGTAGAATTTGGACGAGGATTTTCCCTGATAAGCCCGTCACCAAAAAGCCGGCTGAAGTACGAATGGGTAAAGGAAAGGGTAATCCAGAATTTTGGGTTGCGGTGGTTAAACCTGGGCGTATTCTTTATGAAATGGACGATGTGACCCGTTCAGTGGCAGAGGAAGCCTTTCGTTTGGCTGGGCATAAACTGCCGTTGGCGACAAAATTAGTGGTTCGTGGGGAATTGGCGATTTAG
- the rpmD gene encoding 50S ribosomal protein L30 produces the protein MPTSKQKSETDRVSITLKQSPIGRHKKQRVLLLGLGLRRLHQTVEHPKNPQVLGLIDKVKHLVEVKST, from the coding sequence ATGCCTACTTCAAAACAAAAATCTGAAACGGACCGAGTCTCAATCACGCTAAAACAGAGCCCTATTGGTCGTCACAAGAAGCAACGGGTATTATTACTGGGCCTAGGATTGCGACGATTACACCAAACCGTTGAGCATCCTAAAAATCCTCAGGTTCTTGGTTTGATTGATAAAGTGAAGCATTTGGTTGAGGTGAAATCCACATGA
- the rpsH gene encoding 30S ribosomal protein S8, whose amino-acid sequence MSMTDPVADLFVRLLNAGRRAHPTVGIPASRLKANILSVFQAEGFIQSFEPTTINGHPGLEVKLRYHPGREKKPILGGIKRVSKPGHRIYVGKSDIPRVMGGLGVALISTSKGVITDSEARKNGMGGEVLCYVW is encoded by the coding sequence ATGTCGATGACTGATCCTGTTGCTGATTTGTTTGTTCGTCTGCTTAATGCGGGTCGACGGGCTCATCCAACAGTGGGTATTCCAGCATCACGGCTGAAAGCCAATATTCTCTCGGTATTTCAGGCCGAAGGGTTCATTCAAAGCTTTGAGCCCACTACCATTAATGGCCATCCAGGTCTCGAAGTTAAATTGCGGTATCATCCCGGTCGAGAGAAAAAACCCATTCTTGGTGGGATTAAACGGGTAAGTAAGCCGGGCCATCGCATTTATGTAGGGAAGTCGGATATTCCGCGGGTGATGGGGGGGTTAGGTGTTGCTTTGATCTCCACATCGAAAGGTGTCATCACCGATAGTGAGGCCCGGAAAAATGGAATGGGCGGTGAAGTGTTGTGTTATGTGTGGTAG
- the rpmC gene encoding 50S ribosomal protein L29 — protein MDIQELRKLEPEEVLGKVHELKQELFHLRCQLALGRIENPMRIRHVRRDVARARTVLREKK, from the coding sequence ATGGATATTCAAGAACTAAGAAAATTGGAACCGGAAGAAGTGTTGGGGAAAGTTCATGAGTTGAAACAAGAACTGTTTCATCTCAGATGTCAACTGGCTTTAGGTCGGATCGAAAACCCTATGCGCATTCGTCACGTGCGGCGTGATGTAGCCAGGGCGCGAACGGTCCTTCGCGAGAAGAAGTGA
- a CDS encoding type Z 30S ribosomal protein S14, producing MAKKSLRIKAASEPKFEVRRYNRCPLCGRVRAFLRRFHMCRICFRFHGLRGDIPGVTKSSW from the coding sequence GTGGCAAAGAAATCATTACGAATTAAAGCAGCCAGTGAACCAAAGTTTGAGGTTCGACGATACAACCGTTGTCCTCTGTGTGGAAGGGTTCGAGCCTTTTTGAGGCGTTTTCATATGTGCCGTATTTGTTTTCGGTTTCATGGTCTGCGTGGGGACATCCCCGGGGTCACAAAGTCCAGTTGGTAG
- the rplV gene encoding 50S ribosomal protein L22: MAEASAVLRFVRMTPRKMRMVIDLIRGREVPEALTLLKYLPRSAAPVVEKLLQSAVANAGQKELGDPESLRIVRAYVDCGPTLKRFRARSMGRANPIHKRMSHVTIVVAPSEVS; encoded by the coding sequence ATGGCGGAAGCAAGTGCAGTCCTGAGATTTGTGAGAATGACTCCGAGGAAAATGCGGATGGTGATAGATTTGATCCGTGGGCGGGAGGTGCCGGAGGCCTTAACTCTTCTCAAATATCTTCCTCGATCAGCTGCCCCCGTCGTCGAAAAATTGTTGCAGTCTGCCGTGGCCAATGCAGGACAAAAAGAGCTTGGTGATCCTGAGTCTTTGCGAATCGTGCGGGCCTATGTTGATTGTGGGCCGACGTTGAAACGGTTTAGGGCGCGGTCAATGGGGAGGGCTAATCCAATTCATAAACGAATGAGTCATGTGACAATTGTTGTGGCTCCTTCCGAAGTTTCTTGA
- the rplN gene encoding 50S ribosomal protein L14 produces the protein MIQNYTYLDVADNSGARSVRCFHVLGGTRRRYGGIGDIIVVSVREAIPRAGVKKGQVVKAVIVRTKKSARREDGSYIRFDQNACVLVNAQGDPIGTRIFGPVARELRKKKFMKIISLAPEVI, from the coding sequence ATGATTCAAAATTACACATATCTCGATGTTGCTGATAATTCCGGAGCTCGAAGCGTTCGTTGTTTTCATGTGCTTGGAGGGACGCGTCGTCGATATGGCGGGATAGGCGATATTATTGTCGTCTCAGTTCGTGAAGCGATTCCTCGAGCTGGTGTCAAAAAAGGCCAGGTCGTCAAGGCCGTGATCGTACGAACTAAGAAAAGCGCGCGGCGAGAAGACGGCTCCTATATTCGTTTTGATCAAAATGCCTGTGTGCTCGTCAATGCTCAGGGTGATCCCATTGGGACCAGAATCTTTGGCCCTGTGGCCAGGGAATTGCGAAAAAAGAAATTTATGAAAATTATTTCACTGGCTCCTGAGGTCATATAA
- the rpsC gene encoding 30S ribosomal protein S3 — MGQKTHPYGFRLGYTRSWNSRWYAKKEYVKLLHEDVQIRKVVKSRLYHAGISRVEIERSGNQVKIIIHTARPGIIIGRKGAEVDKLKGMMEQQYGREVYVTVKEIKKPELDAQLVAENIALQLEKRVSFRRAMKRSVAAALRLGAQGVRVACAGRLGGNEIARTEWYREGRVPLHTLRADVDYGFAESNTTMGKIGVKAWIYKGDAKLPSTNIGEPALSLL, encoded by the coding sequence ATGGGGCAAAAAACACATCCTTATGGTTTTAGACTTGGGTATACCAGGTCCTGGAATTCACGGTGGTATGCCAAAAAAGAGTATGTGAAGTTGCTCCATGAGGATGTGCAGATTCGTAAAGTCGTCAAATCTCGGTTGTATCATGCGGGTATCTCTCGGGTAGAGATTGAACGTTCTGGGAATCAAGTGAAAATCATTATTCATACCGCTCGTCCTGGTATTATCATTGGACGGAAAGGCGCGGAAGTTGACAAGCTCAAAGGCATGATGGAGCAACAGTATGGGCGGGAAGTGTATGTCACCGTCAAGGAAATTAAAAAACCAGAATTGGATGCACAGTTAGTGGCGGAGAATATCGCCTTGCAGTTGGAAAAGCGTGTGTCGTTTCGTCGTGCTATGAAACGTAGCGTCGCCGCCGCATTGCGCTTGGGGGCGCAAGGGGTGCGGGTTGCCTGTGCGGGGCGTCTTGGGGGAAATGAAATTGCCAGGACTGAATGGTATCGAGAGGGGCGTGTCCCTCTTCATACCCTCCGGGCTGATGTGGATTATGGTTTTGCTGAATCCAATACCACGATGGGAAAAATTGGGGTCAAGGCTTGGATTTACAAGGGTGATGCTAAGTTGCCTTCAACGAATATTGGAGAGCCGGCTCTTTCTTTATTGTAA
- the rpsS gene encoding 30S ribosomal protein S19, which produces MPRSVHKGPFVDDHLMKKVEKMNESRDNKLIKTWSRRSTVVPEMIGHTFAVHNGKKFMPVYVTENMVGHKLGEFAPTRFFKGHGAAKSEKAVPLK; this is translated from the coding sequence ATGCCTCGTTCAGTTCATAAAGGGCCATTCGTGGACGATCATCTGATGAAGAAGGTCGAAAAGATGAATGAAAGCCGTGACAATAAATTGATTAAGACATGGTCCCGCCGTTCGACCGTCGTGCCAGAAATGATTGGCCATACCTTTGCCGTGCATAATGGGAAAAAGTTTATGCCGGTATATGTCACTGAAAATATGGTTGGGCATAAATTAGGTGAGTTCGCTCCCACGCGGTTCTTTAAGGGGCATGGGGCTGCAAAATCAGAAAAAGCTGTTCCATTAAAGTAG
- the rplO gene encoding 50S ribosomal protein L15, with amino-acid sequence MKLHELRPAPGSKKKPKRVGRGHGSGHGKTSGKGHKGVLARSGKPNMAGFEGGQMPLARRLPKRGFHNPFRVEYCIVNLQALSTLSDVNEVTPQVLYDKGIVRKRSKPIKILGVGELTKPLVVEAHKFSQSALQKIQQAGGQAKVIGRA; translated from the coding sequence ATGAAATTGCATGAATTACGACCCGCTCCTGGATCGAAGAAGAAGCCAAAACGCGTAGGGCGTGGTCACGGATCTGGTCATGGAAAGACCTCGGGAAAAGGGCATAAGGGGGTATTGGCTCGCTCAGGGAAGCCCAATATGGCAGGATTTGAAGGCGGCCAGATGCCTTTAGCTCGTCGTTTGCCGAAGCGAGGATTTCATAATCCCTTTCGGGTTGAATACTGTATTGTCAACCTCCAAGCGCTTTCAACCCTATCTGACGTCAATGAAGTGACGCCGCAAGTCCTATATGACAAGGGCATCGTGAGGAAACGGTCGAAGCCTATTAAGATTCTAGGGGTGGGCGAACTCACAAAGCCACTTGTCGTGGAAGCCCATAAATTTAGCCAGTCGGCCCTCCAAAAGATTCAGCAAGCAGGTGGGCAAGCCAAGGTCATTGGCCGTGCTTGA
- the rplX gene encoding 50S ribosomal protein L24 translates to MARGRSGKQRIQGLRKAQVKKGDMVMVIAGREKGKTGKVLGVSPRLGKVTVEKLNIIKRHTKPTQKHKQGGILEREAPFAISNVMVFSQGIQRPSRIGIKVLGDGRRVRILRKSPEEILDKV, encoded by the coding sequence ATGGCGAGAGGTCGATCGGGAAAGCAGCGTATTCAGGGCCTTCGGAAGGCTCAAGTCAAAAAGGGAGATATGGTGATGGTTATTGCCGGACGGGAAAAGGGAAAAACCGGCAAAGTCTTGGGGGTGTCTCCTCGGTTGGGGAAGGTGACGGTTGAGAAATTAAATATTATCAAGCGACATACAAAACCAACGCAAAAACATAAACAAGGCGGAATTTTGGAGCGTGAGGCCCCCTTTGCGATTTCCAACGTGATGGTTTTCTCGCAGGGAATTCAACGACCCTCAAGAATCGGGATTAAAGTGTTAGGTGATGGTCGGCGTGTCAGGATTCTTCGAAAAAGTCCTGAAGAAATTTTGGATAAAGTGTAA
- the rpsQ gene encoding 30S ribosomal protein S17 produces the protein MGNPERRRQRVSYGEVIKDKMEKTVVVAVTRFVPHPLYGKVVRRVSRLKAHDEKNESKIGDRVKIVETRPLSKDKHWRVSAVVEKGERSQQA, from the coding sequence ATGGGTAATCCTGAACGTCGTAGGCAACGTGTTTCGTATGGTGAAGTGATCAAGGATAAGATGGAGAAAACCGTTGTGGTCGCGGTGACAAGGTTTGTTCCGCATCCATTGTACGGAAAGGTCGTGCGTCGTGTGTCTCGGTTGAAGGCACATGATGAGAAAAATGAATCGAAGATTGGGGATCGAGTGAAGATCGTAGAAACGAGACCACTGAGTAAAGATAAGCATTGGCGCGTTTCAGCAGTAGTGGAAAAAGGCGAGCGGTCTCAGCAAGCGTAG
- the infA gene encoding translation initiation factor IF-1 yields the protein MGKEDVIEVQGSVLETLPNAMFRVQLESGHKILAHISGKMRMHFIRILPGDKVTVEMSPYDLTRGRITYRFK from the coding sequence ATGGGAAAAGAAGATGTGATTGAGGTCCAGGGTTCCGTGTTGGAAACCTTGCCCAATGCGATGTTTCGAGTGCAATTAGAAAGTGGACATAAGATCTTGGCCCATATTTCTGGCAAAATGCGGATGCACTTTATCCGAATTTTACCTGGAGATAAGGTGACCGTGGAAATGTCCCCCTATGATTTAACGAGAGGCCGGATTACCTATCGATTTAAATAA
- the rpsE gene encoding 30S ribosomal protein S5, giving the protein MRVNPEELNLKDKLVSINRVAKVVKGGKRFSFSALVVVGDGSGWVGIGKGKAAEVPPAIAKAVGRAKKQLIQVPLKNGSIPHDVHGFFCGEHVLMKPAQEGTGIIAGGAVRAILEVLGVNNIVAKTLGRGNPFNVVQATLAGLAQLKDPEAVKRIRQAG; this is encoded by the coding sequence TTGCGTGTCAATCCTGAAGAATTGAATTTAAAGGATAAACTGGTTTCTATTAATCGCGTGGCCAAGGTCGTAAAAGGGGGGAAGCGTTTTTCCTTTAGCGCTCTTGTGGTCGTGGGTGATGGCTCTGGATGGGTGGGAATCGGAAAAGGCAAAGCTGCGGAAGTTCCTCCAGCCATTGCGAAAGCGGTGGGTCGTGCCAAAAAACAGTTAATTCAGGTTCCCTTAAAAAACGGTAGCATTCCTCATGATGTCCATGGATTCTTTTGTGGAGAGCATGTGTTGATGAAGCCGGCTCAGGAAGGGACAGGAATTATTGCCGGTGGCGCGGTCCGTGCCATTTTGGAGGTCCTAGGAGTCAATAATATTGTGGCGAAAACCTTGGGACGGGGAAATCCATTCAATGTCGTTCAGGCCACATTAGCTGGATTGGCGCAGTTGAAGGATCCTGAGGCCGTAAAGCGTATTCGCCAGGCCGGATAA
- the rplF gene encoding 50S ribosomal protein L6, with protein sequence MSRIGKKPVPIKKGVEVQVAGRQVTVKGPLGQLQWGLVDGVNVEVKDGHLHVERASDIPRLKALHGLTRMELHNLIEGVTTGFERTLELTGVGYRAQVKGQDLSLNVGFAHPVSVSIPKGVQATVDKQTVVLVKGIDKRLVTQVAANIRGIRPPDVYKQKGIKYAGEVLIKKAGKAGKK encoded by the coding sequence ATGTCACGAATTGGGAAAAAGCCGGTTCCGATAAAGAAAGGCGTTGAGGTTCAAGTGGCTGGTCGTCAAGTGACCGTCAAAGGTCCTCTTGGTCAGTTGCAGTGGGGATTGGTCGATGGCGTCAATGTGGAAGTGAAAGATGGGCACCTCCATGTGGAGCGAGCCTCGGATATTCCTCGACTAAAAGCGCTCCATGGATTGACGCGGATGGAGTTACATAACTTGATCGAAGGGGTTACCACTGGGTTTGAGCGAACTTTGGAACTCACGGGGGTTGGATATCGGGCTCAGGTCAAAGGTCAAGATCTTTCTTTAAACGTAGGGTTTGCCCACCCTGTCTCTGTGTCTATTCCGAAGGGAGTTCAGGCAACAGTGGATAAACAGACCGTGGTATTAGTCAAGGGCATTGATAAGCGATTGGTTACGCAAGTGGCTGCCAACATACGTGGCATTCGCCCACCTGACGTCTATAAGCAGAAGGGCATTAAATACGCTGGAGAAGTGTTAATTAAAAAGGCCGGTAAAGCCGGGAAGAAGTAG
- the rplE gene encoding 50S ribosomal protein L5: MSKTQSKEPSQSKANGKPLPRLKEKYRAEVLPLMIKEFSYKNQMQVPRLERVVLNVGMGEAVQNAKLLESAVAELSLITGQKAVVTKAKKAIAGFKLRQGIPIGAKVTLRGNHMYEFLDRLMNIALPRIRDFRGVSPKAFDGRGNYTLGLKEQLTFPEIKYDDVASIHGMDITIVTSANRNDEAKALLAHLGMPFR, from the coding sequence ATGAGTAAAACGCAATCAAAAGAACCTAGTCAGTCTAAGGCAAATGGAAAGCCGCTTCCCCGATTAAAAGAGAAATATCGGGCCGAGGTTCTCCCTTTGATGATTAAGGAATTCTCCTATAAAAATCAGATGCAGGTTCCTCGCCTGGAACGTGTGGTGCTTAACGTTGGAATGGGAGAAGCTGTTCAAAACGCCAAGCTATTAGAAAGTGCAGTGGCTGAACTTTCGTTGATCACCGGACAGAAGGCTGTGGTCACCAAGGCTAAAAAAGCCATTGCCGGGTTTAAATTGCGGCAAGGAATACCGATTGGAGCCAAAGTCACGCTCCGTGGAAATCACATGTATGAATTCCTGGATCGATTGATGAACATTGCCCTTCCTCGGATTCGGGATTTTCGCGGGGTCTCTCCCAAGGCTTTTGATGGTCGGGGGAATTATACTCTTGGCCTCAAAGAGCAATTAACTTTTCCGGAAATAAAATATGATGATGTGGCCTCGATCCATGGAATGGATATTACAATAGTGACCAGTGCGAACCGCAATGATGAGGCAAAAGCGCTTCTGGCCCATTTAGGGATGCCTTTTCGTTGA
- the rpmJ gene encoding 50S ribosomal protein L36 — MKVKSSVKPICSKCTVYRRRGVVRVRCSNPKHKQRQG; from the coding sequence ATGAAGGTAAAATCGTCAGTCAAACCAATTTGTTCAAAATGTACTGTGTACCGGCGACGTGGTGTGGTTCGGGTTCGTTGCAGTAATCCGAAGCATAAGCAACGACAAGGGTAA
- the map gene encoding type I methionyl aminopeptidase: MIVLKTPEEVEMMAQASKIVAEAHQVLKKEVRPGVTTLFLDSIAEEFIRGHGGVPAFKGYRNYPKTLCVAVNDEVVHGIPSNRILKEGDIIGLDLGAIVHGFYGDGAVTVPVGPVPDQVATLMRVTEEAMMKGIEQGVVGNRLSDISHAVQQHVEAHGFSVVRDFVGHGIGRQLHEEPQVPNYGRPGHGPRLQVGMVLAIEPMVNVGGYHVRVLDDQWTAVTQDGSLSAHFEHTIAIQPSGPPRILTAL; encoded by the coding sequence ATGATTGTTTTAAAAACACCAGAAGAAGTTGAAATGATGGCCCAGGCGTCCAAAATTGTCGCAGAGGCCCATCAAGTGTTGAAGAAAGAGGTCAGGCCAGGCGTTACAACCCTGTTCCTTGATAGTATCGCCGAGGAGTTTATACGAGGCCACGGGGGCGTTCCTGCATTCAAAGGGTATAGGAACTATCCTAAGACTTTGTGCGTAGCGGTGAATGACGAGGTCGTTCATGGAATCCCCTCAAACCGAATCTTGAAGGAGGGTGATATTATCGGGCTTGACTTGGGTGCAATTGTTCATGGATTTTATGGGGATGGCGCTGTGACAGTCCCTGTCGGTCCTGTCCCTGATCAGGTGGCGACATTAATGCGGGTGACCGAAGAAGCGATGATGAAAGGCATTGAACAAGGGGTAGTTGGCAATCGCTTGTCAGACATCTCGCATGCGGTTCAGCAGCATGTTGAAGCCCATGGATTTTCGGTGGTCCGGGATTTTGTCGGGCATGGTATTGGGCGCCAATTGCATGAAGAACCTCAGGTGCCGAACTATGGGCGGCCAGGCCACGGGCCCCGCTTGCAGGTAGGCATGGTGTTGGCTATTGAACCTATGGTAAATGTGGGGGGGTATCATGTGCGGGTGCTGGATGACCAATGGACGGCCGTGACGCAAGACGGGAGCCTTTCCGCTCATTTTGAGCATACCATTGCCATCCAACCGAGCGGTCCTCCAAGAATATTAACGGCACTCTAA